One genomic segment of Thermodesulfobacteriota bacterium includes these proteins:
- a CDS encoding peroxiredoxin-like family protein: MTLQVELEELYTGFSKKVPPEILNTMLDATRRLADTGIAQNSLKVGAKAPNFDLPNTQGNSVDLNSLLEKGPVVLNFYRGGWCPYCNLELNAYQKHLGEIKELGASLVAISPQTPDNSLSTAEKNELKFEVLSDEGNKTANEFGLVFKLDSSLHEIYSNFGLALPNFNGDDSWEIPLPGTYVIDKDGTVQYAFADADYTKRAEPAEVIDKLKEIS; encoded by the coding sequence ATGACTTTACAAGTAGAATTAGAAGAACTATATACCGGATTTAGCAAAAAAGTTCCGCCGGAAATACTAAACACTATGCTTGATGCAACCAGAAGACTTGCTGATACAGGTATTGCTCAAAATTCATTAAAAGTTGGTGCAAAAGCGCCTAACTTTGATTTGCCTAATACACAGGGCAATTCAGTGGATCTAAACTCCCTTCTGGAAAAGGGCCCTGTGGTACTTAATTTTTACAGAGGCGGTTGGTGCCCATATTGCAACCTTGAGCTAAATGCATATCAAAAACACCTTGGTGAAATTAAAGAACTTGGCGCCTCTCTTGTTGCCATATCACCTCAAACTCCAGACAATTCTCTATCTACCGCTGAGAAGAATGAGCTGAAGTTTGAAGTCTTAAGCGACGAGGGTAATAAAACAGCAAACGAATTTGGGCTAGTTTTTAAGCTTGACTCATCACTTCATGAAATTTATTCAAACTTTGGTCTTGCTCTACCAAATTTCAACGGTGATGACTCCTGGGAAATCCCTCTTCCAGGCACATATGTGATTGATAAGGATGGAACAGTACAGTATGCGTTTGCAGATGCTGATTACACCAAACGAG